A single genomic interval of Zingiber officinale cultivar Zhangliang chromosome 4A, Zo_v1.1, whole genome shotgun sequence harbors:
- the LOC121973495 gene encoding uncharacterized protein LOC121973495, producing MAATALRCHLQRRSPVDPRPPLISQLLSSSDLVPRWPMSHRCISAYESLWCVWPACRYYISIDVPLVSLGRLVVCRIQVTLGSRRVDPAPQLTHSSILQGRDDSISSAINSPIHPRVPPGARRPGQSDRWLQVVLTKGHRTTWSTQEIAHHSGHADAGNILDMSFRQFGLLSFPTGTVNFIVLVIYLFYLLVGFVK from the exons ATGGCCGCTACCGCCCTCCGATGCCACCTACAGCGACGGTCACCAGTCGATCCACGACCACCACTGATTTCACAACTGTTGTCATCCTCCGATTTGGTACCGCGCTGGCCTATGAGCCACCGTTGTATTTCGGCTTATGAGTCGTTGTGGTGTGTTtggcctgcgtgccgatattATATCTCGATCGATGTGCCGCTAGTATCTCTAGGTCGACTTGTTGTTTGTCGGATTCAGGTTACACTCGGCTCCCGGCGGGTAGATCCAGCTCCTCAGCTGACACATTCATCTATCCTTCAGGGCCGTGACGACTCAATCAGCAGCGCGATCAactcaccgatccatccgagagtgccccccggggccagg AGACCAGGACAATCCGACCGCTGGCTGCAAGTAGTGTTGACCAAAGGGCatcggacgacttggtcaacacaggagaTAGCTCACCATTCGGGTCATGCAGATGCGGGCAACATTCTAGACATGTCGTTCCGGCAGTTcggtcttctcagcttcccgacaggaacagtgaacttcattgttttagttatatacttattttatttgttagttGGTTTCGTTAAGTAG